Proteins from a single region of Rhea pennata isolate bPtePen1 chromosome 6, bPtePen1.pri, whole genome shotgun sequence:
- the SPC25 gene encoding kinetochore protein Spc25 has product MSNVKTEDEITLFEREIKEFWTKFKSIYGSEQINQTLALRDSCKESIKALSEKWSKKLKEEDLMIDKIQEFNNEILQQSKHISENQEHLTEIKSNLNHEEEQKKDLTDSIQELKEELMKKKEIIASKNKAAKERVERLCKSKALFEERLGLEIRRIHNEQLQFIFRHIDHKDPEKPYVFTLSINEQGDYEVTSCSPPLDCIAEFQLKVRETNNFSAFIANIRKAFTALSYK; this is encoded by the exons ATGTCTAACGTAAAGACAGAAGATGAGATAACcctctttgaaagagaaataaaagagtTTTGGACGAAATTCAAAAGTATTTACGGCAGTGAACAGATCAATCAGACTTTAGCACTGAGAGATTCATGCAAGGAATCCATAAAAGCACTTTCTG AGAAATGGtccaagaaattaaaagaagagGACCTGATGATTGATAAAATTCAGGAGTTTAACAATG AGATTCTCCAGCAGAGCAAACACATATCAGAAAATCAGGAACatttgacagaaataaaatctaacCTAAATCATGAAGAGGAGCAAAAGAAGGACTTGACTGATAGTATCCAAGAGCTTAAAGAAGAGTtgatgaaaaagaaggaaa tAATCGCTTCTAAAAATAAGGCCGCTAAAGAGAGAGTGGAAAGACTATGCAAGTCTAAAGCACTGTTTGAAGAGCGTCTTGGACTGGAAATACGCAGAATTCATA ATGAACAGTTGCAGTTTATATTCAGGCATATTGACCACAAAGATCCTGAGAAGCCATATGTGTTCACCCTTTCGATAAATGAACAGGGAGATTATGAAG TGACTTCCTGTTCTCCTCCCCTGGACTGTATAGCAGAGTTCCAGCTAAAAGTGAGAGAAACTAacaatttttctgcatttattgcCAACATCAGAAAAGCTTTCACTGCTTTGTCTTATAAATAG